The following nucleotide sequence is from Zea mays cultivar B73 chromosome 1, Zm-B73-REFERENCE-NAM-5.0, whole genome shotgun sequence.
GGGGGGCGTGGCGCGGCggcgcgtcgtcgtcgtcgtcctcctccgcggcgaccccgcCCAAGGTGTACCGCGTGGAGCCCCGCGAGTTCCGGGACCTGGTGCAGAGGCTGACCGGCGCGCCGCCGCCCACGGCCTTGCGGCGgccgcagcagcagcaccagcaccGCGCGGCCGTCGTGGCGCCGGTGGTGCATCCGCAGCCCGTgcgcgccggcggcggcggcggcggagagcAGCTGGCGTACGGCGCGGCGGCGCCGTGGTCGTTCTCGTTCCCGATGGCCGGTGGCGGGGTGGAGGCGGCGGCGCAGCCCCAGCACGGCGCTTTCCTCTAGCCGCCGCCCGTGGTGGCGTGGTGCTGTGCTACTGCGCTACTCATGCATGCACGGTGGACGCTGCATCGTCGTCACAAAGAGATGACCTGATCAATCTCTCCTTTTGTAATAATTACAATAATTACCCTGCATGTACGTACGTACGGCCGGCGATGGGATGACCTGCTCCCGGTAAGGTAACATCGCATCGCATGCAATGCAAGTACGTGTTGTGTTAACTACAGCAGTTAATTAGCGCGAGGGAGTATATAGTGAACTAGTGACACATACTGTACTAGATAGGCGCGGCGTACACAGCTGTACTGTATATGTTCAATAATATTACCCCAACGACATGTCGTATTATTACTGAACAATAGTATTTAGTTGTCGATCGTGTGATGTTTCTGTTTAATTACGAGTAGTATCGTAAGTGCACACGTATTTGGTTGGTTTCTTTGCATTCCAAAAACAGGCGTGTATGACAAGAAATAAGCTGCACAGGACGACTTTGGTTTGGTTTGGTTTGGGTAAAGCACCATTTGTGTCACTACGTTTTATCTCTCTAATCTTTACCTCTCTGGCTCTACCGACGTTTTAGACGGTCTCAAGACAAACACTCTAGGATATTTCCTTCTCAATATGGTCTTTTCGAGAGTGAGATCCAGATATTGTTAACAAACATTGCTTCTCTGTGCACACGTGGACCGTGGACCGTCTGGCCACTAAACAGAGACCGTTCTGCTTGTCAGTAGGAAACTCTCGTCTCTGCATTAGGTCACGGACTGTCCAGTTTTCAGCTGTGAATCGTCTCTATTAACATCATAGTGACTGATGCTTAGATCAGCATCAACTGTTTTGCATCGCATGAGCCGGAATAGCCGGTCAAACACGCTGTTGCTGGCATGCTCGATTCAAGATTCCGAGTGCTACACACACGGAATTGAATGCGACGATGATTCAATTCAAAGGCGTTGACTGGCCCGGCCGACACATCCATCACGCTGTTCGACTTCGGTTCTGCATGACTGCATGCCAGACCACAGATTCAGTTACAGTGCCAGATACCACACATGTTATACTTATTACTGTATGTATATAAAAAGGTAAAAAAAACCAGTAGGGAAAATATAATCAATATGAAAGAATGGGGGAGACTTACTAACTGCATAAGAAAAATGAAAAGGGAAAATTTAACAACAGTACACTGTTGGTATAATCAACAGGAAAAGAATGAAAAAAAACATAATAACTGCAtggggaaaataaaaaaaaaactagTTGGAGATGCGGGGGATCGAACCCCGTGCCTCTTGCATGCAAAGCGAGTGCTCTACCATTTGAGCTACATCCCCATGCTGCTTTTTCCGTTGTGTTCATAATATATAACGTCTGGTCAATGGTTGCGCCAATGAATCAATGGTGTACGCAGCGTGACTGCGTGAGTAACTGTGTGAGCGAGCCTTTTCCGGCTCCAGGTGGCTTACATTACAGGAGCTTCAGCTGGAAATGCAATGATTCCATCTCCATCAGATTGCGTGCAAAATTCGTTATATGTAATAGCTGATGAAGCACACTGCATGCATGGCCGACATCGATCATGCGTGGCGTGATCCAACGCCTTATtcattaattaatgaaccagcagcagcagcagttcatcGTAATTCATAGTTCCTCTGAAATTAACCAGCTGGTACTGCAAGAGCAAGGGGCCGATTACTATTGTAtactgtatatatatatatatatatatatatatatagtacaaGCGCACACACACTGTATGTAGTAGTATATATCGTCATCGATCGAGTGGAGAGCCATGAGCAGATAGCTAGTTAGCTCTACCCGTCGATCCATCAGCAGGTGGCGGTGCACTTGTCCTTGCAGTCGACGGTGCAGGACCCGCCGCCGCCTCCGGCTCCGTATCCGCTGCCGGAGCGGCTGTAGGACCAGAAGCAGCGCTTGGGGCACGCCACCTTCTTGCCGTAGCAGGGCCCCTTGTCCTGGCACATCACCGTCGGCGCTTCCACGCCGCCGTGTGCGTACCCGCCACCGCCGCCGGAGCCCGCGCCCCACCCGCCGGCGCCAGAGACGCCTGCAGGTCCGTAGCCCGCCGGGACGGCGCCGTAGCCGCCATGGTAGGAGTAGTAGTTAGGCTCGGGAGGGTTGTTGTTGTCGTTGTTTCGGCCAGCGGCGGGCGCCGCGACCGCGACCGCGAGCGGGTTGGCTGCGTCGAGGTCGCGCGCGGCGGAGGCCACGGAGAAGAAGCCGGCCGCCGAGAGCATGAGCATCGCGAGGAGGTGCGGGGCGTGGTGACGCGCGGCCATGGCTATGACGacggtgatgatgatgatgatgaaacgAAGCCTGTGGAGTGAGTTGAGTGCCGATGGCCGTGTCACTGTGCGATGGCGACGCCAAGCAGCAAGAGAGTGTCAGTAATCAGTAGTCTCTCCGGCACCGCATATATTTACATGCACCGGGCCCGGCCCGGGGCTGGACTGCTGGAGGTTGTCACCAGCTCCAGCTGAGCTGACCAGCAACATCATCCAGACTGGTTGTGCTGATCATGCATTGGTTACAGCTACCTACTACTACGAGTACATGCATATACAGTAACAGGATCATGTTCCATGCCATGCTCGCTAGCTCCACCATTCCACACTACATACTGTCTAGCTATCTACACGTACAAAAGTCCACCATTCCACTATATATATACAGGAACAGGAAACaaacaaaggaaaaagaaaaacacGAACAAAATTCCATATTTCTATTATGCGTACTGTAGTCTGTAGGCGACGTGTGAGCGTGACCATTACCTGACCCAGAGCTGGAAACACAAAAGGGGTTTGGAAGCTGTCCTGTCGCCGGCCGGCCGGCCATTTTACACGTTTGCGTGGACGACTTCCGTGGATCGATGCTTGCTTTGTTGTGCAGCAGCACGGTGGCCACTGCTTTACAGACTACAGAATGAAGCATGTGGCCCTTCTATTCATTCCTCGATGATGCCCTGCCCACCCTGTTCTGTTCATGAGCACATGCATGGACGCGGACACTCGTGCGCGCAGGAGCCACGGAAGCCGCAGTTGGGTGCAGCCGTGCAGTGCAGGTGGGCCGACGTTGAGGAGCCCGCGGCACTACTATGGTCATCACTCCACTCGCTAATAATTAAATTAAACTTGccgccaaaaaagaagaaaaaaaatgatTCGTTTCTTTTTCATCTTTTTATAGGCAATGGCGCGGTGTCGTAGCGAATCACTCACTCGCAGGAGCCATCAGATCACTCCACACCTCACTATAGTTAGTAGTATAGCCAGCAAGCTGCTGCAAACCAGACTACCAGACCATGTCAAcactcgccgccgccgcctcctcctcctcctcctcctcctcctccgccacctccTCGCCGCGGTGCGTCCCCTTCGCTTTCCGCCGCGGCGCCGCGAGGAGGCGTCTGCCGGCCCCAGGCGCAGGCGGCTGCGGCAGGCCGCTGTGCCGCCCCGCCGAGGCCCTCGGCGGGGGCATCCAGAGCGCCTTCTTTGCGTCCCTGGACCGCTGCTCGTGCGTCGAGATCCGCACCAAATCGTTCAAGGAACCGGAGCCGGACGCCGTGCCCCttgtgccgccgccgccgccccacgACGACAGcagcagcgccgccgccgcgggaAGTGGATGGAGGAGGAGCGGGTCCGCCGCCGGCAAGCCGCGCCGTGGGCTCGGCTGCTGCACGCCCACTACAGACACCTAATCGTGCATGCATGCATCGTCGTCCTCGCTCGTCAAGTTAAACATATATCTTGTCTTAATTAGAGTATACGCGTGCAGTGTGTTGTTGTTAAGTAGGTTCGTGCTCAATCCGCGGTCATCAGTCTGTAATGTAACCCGAGCTAGCTAGCAGCTAACTAGCTGCTGGGCGTGTTGCGTCCATTTCTCCATAATTAACAAACAAACTAAGGACTGATTTGGTGATCGGGGATCCCTAGGGGAAGAAAACCacttgctattcaaaattgaattggaAGGGGATTCCTCCCCGGTGGATCCCCTCGGGATCCctaatcaccaaatcagccctaagtGTGGACTACTTCCCGGAATTAGACCGGCCCGGCCGAGCCTATTATGCTTCGGATCAAACAGGTTCGAGTTAAGAAGGTCTAAATTTTTTTTAGGTCGTGGCGTGACAGACAAAGAGCAAAAATAGTAGTCGAACCAGACCCTAAAACACGTTATGATTTCGTTCGGCCGCCGTGCCCGCCCAAACCTTTCCATAAAATCGAGATATTACAACTACATAAAGTCTATAGCTTACTAAACTGAAGATAataaacaatgctagcatcatttgACCACATAAATCTAAATATTATAACAATATAAAGCCTAcaacttactaaattaaagatattaaacaatatGGGTGTAAAACCCTGAATTTAGGGTAGAATCttcttctttaatactcaccaaattcagtcgTTActatcttttctcttcccgtttcgctccttcttcccattttCAAAGCAATATAACGACTGGTGTCCAtatcgcgtgtaaacaaaaacctaagttgacatgggtgttgcatcatgccgaagcataaatcttttgtctgatgttgtgtttCATCGCGCGTCCGCCTCGCCTCGTTTCGGAGTTCGATTCGCTATTTGTTTCCGATCGGTGGTCGTGTGCATTGTGGGTTTCCGTCCCGGCCCATggcccagcccagctcagcctGGCCCCGCGctccccgcgcgcccctggcgcccatccccccatgcgcgccccctctctccctttctctcattTGTTTTTCCCGAGCAAcaactccctctccctctcttccacctctctctcccacctCGTTCCCTAGGTGATCCGGTGACGGTTATCGCCGAATTTGGATCCCCAAGGTgagctctccctctccctccctctctctctctctctttctctctctccctctctttctctctctccctccgtcCCCTTCCCCTCTTCCCTGTGCGCGTCCCCGCCCTTCTCTCCTGCGCATGCGCCCCTGCGCGTGGTCTGGCGCGGCTCCGGCGGCCACTTGGCGCGGCCCCGGTGGCTCCCCTGCTTGTGGCCCTAGGGctcgccctagcgccgcccctgcgCGTGGCCCCGGCGGCTCTCTCCGGCGCGCCccgcgcggccccggcgcggcgtcCCCGCCCTGCCCGGCGCGCACAGCGCGTTCCCCCGCGCGCAACCCTAGCGTGCGTGACGTCTAAATCCTGGTTTAATTAATTTTAAACTTAGCTTAGCTAGTGTGctccgtcgcgcgcttcgtcacaCGGCGAATTAGTTTAATTTCAGATTTATTAGTGTGCTGCGTCACGCGCTTTGTCGCGCGACGACCCAGTTCAATTTTAGATTATTTAGTGTGCagtgtcgcgcgacgattcaatttATTTTTCAGATTATCTAATAGGTTGCGTCGCACGAcatttcgttttaaattcagtttaagtgacgtatgctgtcgcgcgcttcgtcgcgtgacgcttgacgttattttcgtaattaattcaagtgtttcgtggcgcgcttcgtcgcacgacggtCCATTCAATTTCAAGTTTAGTCTAAGTGTCGCCTCACGCACTTCGCGGAGCGACGATTCATTTTATTTTCGGTTTAATCGCgtgtgccgtcgtgcgtttcgccaCACGACAATTCTTTTAAACTTTCCGTAAACTGTTCGTAATGATTAAACGCGTAGCACAACTTTATTTTATGCATAGCGTGATTTTCAGATTAATATGGTTATGTTTAGGAAAATACTTTAATCCATAACTGCTTAACGTAATTGtctttcgaccgtagcctcggccgttgttttctctttctcgcttagtcataGGTGCAAGCCCTGCGCTGAGCGTCTGCTTATTTGTTATATTCTActgcatggtgtactgttcttgttGTATTAAAttagtggaatgtatgtttgaactcgtatagataatgatcagttggtggagtccgaaggagttgtaggtgaagaccctgagcagcagctggttggtgaaggtaagtgtccctggacccatctatgtcctatacattttataattcactccccgcatttacacaatttatacctaaggattgactagctttcgattatcttgtccttgtttacctatttaggttgggttattttggtttagctttatgctagtgcttcacattaatcaataaacatgatgagattatctatgatacgttgttttcccttttgattatgatgatgatactaTGACATTTAAagagactcgagcggtttctcgagtgcctctccgtaaggactggttcgttggatgaccgcccgggaaaacagtgcaaccatgagggtggaatgggacgcccttagctgaataattagaggaactgaggtgtagttcgcttcgccgtcgtgccgttaatggggctcggtgtatgcggctcgctctaccgagggtggtttgccccttggggaggagtgcggtacatttaagaaacctaacgggcggctacaacctcaggaaatctttgtaaaggctacgtagtgaaaccctgcctattcaccttggtagtgtttaagggtttgatcggcccgaggaaagagggaatcacggcttgtgggtaaagtgcacaccctctgcagagtgttatgaaactgatatatcagtcgtgctcgcggttatgagcgaccaagggagctccattgattagagatacatgaTTAAAGatactttgattagagatacattgattagagatactttgatcagagatgtttggtttacaggtggtgacgaggatgatggttatgattatgcttatggtaatgtttttggtattctttccgtttggaaagggtatttttgggttaacaactcgggttaatgctaaaacccgactccctactagtaataataacctgaccaactaaaaacaactgctcgacttaaccccacataaagctagtccactacagccaaacgggacaattgttgagtatgttgatgtgtactcacccttgctttacacaccaaaccctcaGTATGTCCACTTTGCAactactgctcaggagaagatgaagtcgtggaggaggatttCTATGAGTTCTAagggtacgatgagttctaggcgtgggttagcggcaaacccctagtcggctgcctgtgaaggccgtgtgtatctacgtttcttttccg
It contains:
- the LOC103640885 gene encoding VQ motif family protein — translated: MELPQGHEKPPPAANGRGAWRGGASSSSSSSAATPPKVYRVEPREFRDLVQRLTGAPPPTALRRPQQQHQHRAAVVAPVVHPQPVRAGGGGGGEQLAYGAAAPWSFSFPMAGGGVEAAAQPQHGAFL
- the LOC100382392 gene encoding cold shock protein-1 precursor; amino-acid sequence: MAARHHAPHLLAMLMLSAAGFFSVASAARDLDAANPLAVAVAAPAAGRNNDNNNPPEPNYYSYHGGYGAVPAGYGPAGVSGAGGWGAGSGGGGGYAHGGVEAPTVMCQDKGPCYGKKVACPKRCFWSYSRSGSGYGAGGGGGSCTVDCKDKCTATC